The Chordicoccus furentiruminis DNA window GGACGGTTCCGTTTCCGAACACCTCGTTCAGAGTCGCCTTCACGGTTTTCAGGTTATCCATGACCTTTTTGTAGTCCATGCGCTTCGGCCCGATGATCCCGATCGTGCCCTGCATGCCGTCGCCCAGCTCGTAGGTCGCCGTGACCACACTGCAGTCCTTCATCGAAGCCACCGGACTCTCATCGCCGATATAAACCTGAATGCCGCTGTCATTCTCCTCGGTCTGTTTCACGAAATCGGCAAGCACGTCCTTTTCCTCGAGCGTCGAGATCAGCTCGCTGGCCTTGGACCCTTCCGAGAGCTCCGGGTATTTGAAGATGTTGTTCGCTCCGCTGGTGTAGATCGTCATGTCCTCGTCGGTCTCCGCCCGGATCACGTCCGCGATGGTGTCCAGCACCTCCGACACGATCCTTGAGTGGCCCTGGGCCTCCTCCTTGATATTGGAGATCAGCCCCAGATTGATCTGGGCAAGACTGAGACCGCACAGACGCGTGTTGAGAAGCAGATTCAGTTTGAGAACCTGATCCTCGGAGATTTCCTCATCCAGGTCGATGATATGATTCTTGACGACATTTCCCTCGATCACGACCACGTTCAGCAGCTGTTTCGGACTCAGCCTCGACAGCTGGATGAACTTGACCTTGTTGCCCTTATAGGAGGAGGTCATCATCGCTGTATAGTTCGTGTTCGCAGCCAGCATTCTCACAAGCTGCTTCAGCACCTCTTCCATCCGGTTGGTCTTCGCGATCATGAGGCTGTTCATCGCCGTGACCTGCTCGGTCTTCTCCGTCACCAGACGATCCACATACAGTCTGTACGCCTTATCCGTCGGAATGCGTCCGGCCGAAGTATGCGGCTGAATAATGTAGCCCATCTCCTCCAGATCTGACATCTCATTCCGAATCGTCGCGGAGCTCACATTCAGATCCGTGTACTTGGAAATGGTCCGCGATCCTACAGGCTCACCGGTTTTCATGTAAGTCTGGATGATCGCGTTCAGTATTGTCATCTTTCTGTTATCCAGTTCCAAACCGCGTATCCTTTCCGGTTATTAGCACTCTTTCTATTGGAGTGCTAACACCTTGATTCTGACTATACACCCGACCTGCAATGGTGTCAACAGGTAATAAAATATTTCCGCATAAAAAATGCATCCCTCTTCCGCAAGGAAAAGGAATGCGCCTCCGGTTTCCGGGTCTTACTCATCGTTCCCGTCCGGCTTCTTATGCCTGAAAATCACCAGTCTGCTCGCCACATAATTGACAATGATCACGACCACATTAGCCACCACCTTGACGATCATATCATCGAAGCCCATCATGCCGGCGAAGACATTGAGCATCACGAGGTCGATCACCTCCGTGGCGATCCTGGCCGCAAAAAACGCGATCACCTCACGTAAGATTTCCTTTCCGGTCACCGCCTCCGAGTGGAAGACCCATTTCCGGTTCGTCAGATAGGCGAAGGTGACCGCCACAATCCAGGCGACAATGCTTCCTGCCGAAAGGCCCATATGGAAAACGTGGGAGCACACCCAGTATGTCGCGATGTTGGCAAGCGTGGTCAGCACGCCGAAAACAGCGTAGGGAATCACATCACTGTACTTTTTCAGCAGTTCTTTCATCACAAATCTCCGTTGCGCATCGATCCGGGACCAGGAACAGACGCAGGCCCCGCCCTTCCTATGAAACATGTGCGATTATACCACGTTTTTCCGTCCTGTCACATCTTTTCACATCTGATGGCGGACAACGGCGTACTCATCGTCCGGGCGGTAGTACGGGCACTCGTCCTGAGGCGCCGTATAGAACCGGACCAGCTCGTCCTCGTCCATGTCCATCTCGCAGATCATCTCTCCTGTTTCCTCGTCGCTGACGCAGTTCGCGCAGCTGTCGCAGATCTCCGCCATCTCTCTCCACTCATCCTCTCTTCCGCTGCTTCAGCGGGACTTCCGCGCAGCGCCCGGAGATCGGCCGCCTTCCGATTCCCGGTTCCGCTTTCAGAGCGTTCTGTCGACGTGTTTTCCTCCGCCCCCTCGGCTCAGGCCATGCCGCCACGGTTGTAGCGCCTCTTCTTATTATAAGTCCTGGGTGTGCGGCTGTCCGCTCCTCCGGCCGGCTTCCGGTGCGAGATCCTCACCCGGCGCGCAGTGTCCTCGGCATCGTCAAGATTCCTCTTCAGCTCCGCCATCTGGTCGCGGAGCTCCGCCGCCATCTCGAAATTCAGCTCGGCCGCTGCGGCGCGCATCTGCTTCTCCACCTTGCCGATCAGTTCGACCAGTTCGTCACGGTCCATATCCTCCGGATCCCTGCCGGCCTTCTTCTCCGTCTCCGCCACATCTCTTGCGGTGGAGATCAGATCGCGGACCGCCTTTTTGATCGTAGTCGGCGTGATGCCGTGGGCCTTGTTGTAGGCCTCCTGAATCGAGCGGCGGCGGCGCGTCTCATCGATGGCGCGCCGCATCGAATCCGTGATCACGTCCGCATACATGATCACATGCCCTTCCGAATTCCGCGCCGCCCGTCCGATCGTCTGAATCAGCGAGGTCTCCGAGCGGAGGAATCCCTCCTTGTCCGCGTCCAGAATCGCCACCAGCGTGATCTCCGGGATATCGAGTCCCTCCCGGAGAAGGTTGATGCCGACCAGTACGTCAAAGACATCGAGCCGCATGTCCCGGATGATCTGCGTCCGCTCAAGCGTATCGATATCGGAGTGAAGGTAACGGACCCGGATTCCCGCGTCCTTCAGATAATCCGTGAGATCCTCGGCCATCCGCTTCGTCAGCGTCGTGATCAGTACCTTGTGATGCTTCTCCGTTTCCCGGTGCACCTCCGTGATCAGATCATCGATCTGACCTTTCACCGGCCGAACCTCCACCTCCGGGTCCAGAAGTCCCGTCGGACGGATGACCTGTTCGGCTCTGAGCAGCTCATGCTCCGCCTCATAGTCCCCCGGCGTCGCCGAGACGAACAGAATCTGATCGATCCGTTCCTCAAATTCGCGGAAATTCAGCGGCCGGTTGTCCAGCGCGCTCGGCAGCCGGAAGCCGTAGTCCACGAGCGTGTTCTTCCGGCTCCTGTCTCCGTTGTACATCGCGCCGATCTGGGGAATCGTCTTGTGGGACTCATCGATGATGATCAGAAAATCGCCCCTGAAGTAATCGATCAGCGTGTACGGCGGCTCTCCCTCCTTCCGTCCCGTCAGATGACGGGAGTAGTTCTCGATGCCGGAGCAGAAGCCGGTCTCCCTCATCATCTCCACGTCGAAATCCGTCCGTTCTCCGATCCGCTGCGCCTCCAGAAGCTTGTCATTCGCCTTGAAACAGCGGATCCGCTCCTCCTTCTCCTTCTCGATCGCCTCGCAGGCGGCGTTCATCCGGTCCTGAGGCACCACATAGAAGGAGGCCGGGTAGATCGGCGCATAGGTGAGCTCCGCCATCGCGTTCCCGTCCACCGGGTTCACCTTCGTGACCCGGTCAATCTCGTCTCCGAAAAACTCCACGCGGAGCGCGTAGTCGTCCGCATCCGCCGGTATGACCTCGACCGTATCGCCCTTCACCCGGAAGGTGCCGCGGTGAAAGTCGATCTCATTCCGCTCATACTGCATGTCGATCAGCTCGCGGATCAGCTCGTCCCGGTCCTTCCGCATGCCCGGCCGCACCGACGTCATCATATTCATGAAATCGTCCGGCGCGCCGATGCCGTATATGCAGCTGACCGAGGAGACAATGATGACGTCGCGCCGTTCGCTCAGGGAAGAGAGGGCGGACAGGCGCAGCCGGTCGATCTCGTCGTTCACAGCCGAGTCCTTCGCGATATAGGTGTCAGAGGAGGGTACATAGGCCTCCGGCTGATAGTAATCGTAGTAGGATACGAAGTACTCCACCGCGTTCTCCGGAAAAAACTCCTTGAACTCCGAGTAAAGCTGAGCAGCCAGCGTCTTGTTGTGCGCGATCACCAGCGTCGGCTTCTGAAGCTGCTGAATCACGTTGGCCATCGTAAAAGTCTTCCCGGATCCGGTGACGCCGAGCAGCGTCTCGGCCTGATTGCCCCCGCGAAAGCCGTCCACCAGTTCCCGTATGGCCTCCGGCTGATCGCCGGTCGGCCGGTATTCCGAATGCAGTTTGAATTTCATCTCTCTCCTTACATCTGTGAAGCGAAACAAAAAAGTGCCGCGGAGCGAACCCCGGACACTTTTCCTCATTTCCGAACCGGTCTCTTCCGGCGGCCGGGCTGTATGCCCGGACTTAAGTACGCTCTCTTCCGCCTGTCAGACGTTGAGATGACGCCGCACCGTGATCACCGCACCGATCAGCCCCACACCGACTCCGAGAAGCAGGGCGATGGGCACCAGATACTGGAACACATACGCGCCGGTCAGCAGCACATTTCCCATCGTCGTCAGAAAGCCGAAACGGGTCAGGATCTGCACCAGCAGCGCGTTGTAGACAATGTAGAGAATCACCAGCGGCAGCACCGAACCGATCAGCCCAAGCAGAAAGCCTTCCACGATGAAAGGGGCCCGGACGAAGGAATCCGTCGCGCCGATCAGCTTGCTGATGGCGATCTCATTCCGCCTCACCTCGATGCCGGTATTGACGGTATTGGCGATCAGAATCACCGAGACAATCAGCAGAACCGTGATGATGGCCACGCAGGCATAGGTGAAAAGACGGTTGAAACTCTTCAGATTCTTCGCGGCGCCGCTGCTCTGGTTGACTTTTCTGACGCCGTCGATCGCCTTGACGGACTGCACCACCGCGTCCTGGTTTTCCACTTCATCCACCAGGACGGTGTAGCTCGCGTAACCGGCCAGCGGATTGTCGCCCTTAAAACCCTCGGCCAGCGACGGATCAGAGGAGAAATACTCCTTCTGGTAAGCTGACCAGGCCTCGTCCGCGGACGTATACTTCACGGAGGTCACATGCGGAATCTTTCTGATCTCCTCGCCGATGCCGCGGATCCGGTCGTCCGCGGTTCCTTCCTTAAAGAAGACGGTAATGCCCACCTTCTGCTCAAGTCCCGCCCGGAGCGAATCCACATTCATGATGATCGAAAAAAACGCGCCGAATATGAAAATGCAGGCCGTCATCGTCGCGATGGACGCGATCGAGAACATCCGGTTCCGCCCGATGTTCCGGAATCCCTGACGGATCTGATATCCAAGTGATCTAGGCTTCAATATAACCACCCTCCTCGACGTCTCCGGCAATGGCTCCCCTGCGCATCACGATGACACGCTTCTGGAACTGATCCACCAGTTCCCTGTTGTGAGTCACCACGAGAACGGTCGTGCCGCGGTTGTTGATCTCCTCGATCAGTTTCATGATCTCGTAGGAATTTCGCGGGTCCAGGTTTCCTGTCGGCTCATCGGCCAGCAGAATATCGGGCCGGTTCACGATGGCGCGGGCGATGGCGACGCGCTGCTGCTCGCCTCCGGAAAGCTGACGGGGCAGACTCCTGTATTTGCCCGCCAGGCCGACCTCCTTCAGCGTCTGCGGGACGCGCGCGCGGATATCCCGGTTCCGCGCCTCCACCACATGCATCGCGAAGGCGACGTTTTCATAGACATTCAGCTCCGGCAGAAGCCGGAAATCCTGAAAAACCACCCCGATCTTCCGGCGGAAGGCCGGAATCTGGGAATGCTTCATCGTATTGAGCACCTTTCCGTTCACGGTGATGACACCGCCGGTCGGTTCCAGTTCCTTCAGAAGCAGCTTGATCAGCGTCGTCTTTCCGGATCCGCTGTCGCCGACAAGGAAAACGAACTCTCCTTCGTCCACATGCAGCGAGATCTCGTCGACAGCAGGCTGTCCGTTTTCGAACCGCTTGCTGACGCGGTCAAGATCAATCATAAAGCCTCCTTTTGTCACGGAGAGCGGATCAGTATTCCAGCGTCTCCATGTACTTCATATACTTGACGACCATCAGCGCAATCTTGAAGGTGATGGCGTCATCGAAAACACGGAGATCAAGCCCCGTGCTCTTCTGAAGCTTGTCGAGACGGTAAACCAGCGTGTTCCGGTGGATGTAGAGCTGACGGCTTGTCTCGGAAACATTCAGGGAATTCTCGAAGAATTTGTTGATGGTAGCCAGCGTCTCCTCATCGAAGTCGTCCGGCGACTTGTCCGTGAAGATCTCCTTGATGAACATCTTGCAGAGCGGAATCGGAAGCTGATAAATCAGCCGTCCGATTCCAAGCTGGCTGTAGGCAATGATATTCTGCTCCTCGAAGAAAATCTTGCCCACGTCGAGCGCCATCCGCGCCTCCTTGTAGGAACGGCTGACTTCCTTGATCTCTCCCACCGCGCTTCCGTAGGCGACATGGATCGCCCCGTGGTCGCCTTCCGCCAGCGTGGAGACAATGGAGGCGGCGATATCCGCCATCTCCTTCGCGCCGTCCTCGTCGCCCAGCTCCTTGATGATGATGATGGACTTCTCGTCCACCGCCGTGATGAAGTCGTTCTTCGACTTGGCGAACAGGCCCTTCACCGCTTCCAGTGTACTGTAGTCCTTGCTCTGCTCGGATTCAAGAATATAGACGACCCGCTTCACATCCGTCGCGATGTGAAGCCTCTTGGCACGATTATATACATCAACCAGCAGCAGGTTGTCAAGCAGCAGGTTCTTGATGAAGTTGTCCTTGTCAAAGTGTTCCTTGTAGGCAATCAGCAGATTCTGGATCTGGAACGCGGCCAGCTTGCCCACCATGAACGTCTCCTCGCTTCCGGAAGCGACGACGATGTACTCCAGCTGATAGTCGTCGTAGACCTTAAAGTACCGCTGATCGCGGATCTCCTGGGAATCAGCCTGCGAGTCGGCAAAGCTGACGATATCCGAACGGTTCACCGTGACGTCGTCTCTGGTCGACGCCACTACCTTGCCGTCCAGGTTGACGACGGTCAGTTCACATTTTGTGATCGCCTTGATTCCGTTTATGGTATCCTGCAGCACAAGATTCGATAGCATCTGCGTACCTCCGCCCTATCATCGTACTTATTTAATGAATTTTAGTCAAATTTCGTCAAATGCCATCTCTAATAATACGTCATTTTCTACAAAGATGAAAGAATAAATGTCAACTCTCTTCCGTTAAACTTCAAACATCAGGTCCGCGTAGGACGGAACGGGCCAGAGGTCCTTGTCCACGATCATCTCAGCGCG harbors:
- the hrcA gene encoding heat-inducible transcriptional repressor HrcA; translation: MTILNAIIQTYMKTGEPVGSRTISKYTDLNVSSATIRNEMSDLEEMGYIIQPHTSAGRIPTDKAYRLYVDRLVTEKTEQVTAMNSLMIAKTNRMEEVLKQLVRMLAANTNYTAMMTSSYKGNKVKFIQLSRLSPKQLLNVVVIEGNVVKNHIIDLDEEISEDQVLKLNLLLNTRLCGLSLAQINLGLISNIKEEAQGHSRIVSEVLDTIADVIRAETDEDMTIYTSGANNIFKYPELSEGSKASELISTLEEKDVLADFVKQTEENDSGIQVYIGDESPVASMKDCSVVTATYELGDGMQGTIGIIGPKRMDYKKVMDNLKTVKATLNEVFGNGTVRRLTGKKEESEDSDGN
- a CDS encoding GtrA family protein, with translation MKELLKKYSDVIPYAVFGVLTTLANIATYWVCSHVFHMGLSAGSIVAWIVAVTFAYLTNRKWVFHSEAVTGKEILREVIAFFAARIATEVIDLVMLNVFAGMMGFDDMIVKVVANVVVIIVNYVASRLVIFRHKKPDGNDE
- a CDS encoding DUF6472 family protein — encoded protein: MAEICDSCANCVSDEETGEMICEMDMDEDELVRFYTAPQDECPYYRPDDEYAVVRHQM
- the uvrB gene encoding excinuclease ABC subunit UvrB; this encodes MKFKLHSEYRPTGDQPEAIRELVDGFRGGNQAETLLGVTGSGKTFTMANVIQQLQKPTLVIAHNKTLAAQLYSEFKEFFPENAVEYFVSYYDYYQPEAYVPSSDTYIAKDSAVNDEIDRLRLSALSSLSERRDVIIVSSVSCIYGIGAPDDFMNMMTSVRPGMRKDRDELIRELIDMQYERNEIDFHRGTFRVKGDTVEVIPADADDYALRVEFFGDEIDRVTKVNPVDGNAMAELTYAPIYPASFYVVPQDRMNAACEAIEKEKEERIRCFKANDKLLEAQRIGERTDFDVEMMRETGFCSGIENYSRHLTGRKEGEPPYTLIDYFRGDFLIIIDESHKTIPQIGAMYNGDRSRKNTLVDYGFRLPSALDNRPLNFREFEERIDQILFVSATPGDYEAEHELLRAEQVIRPTGLLDPEVEVRPVKGQIDDLITEVHRETEKHHKVLITTLTKRMAEDLTDYLKDAGIRVRYLHSDIDTLERTQIIRDMRLDVFDVLVGINLLREGLDIPEITLVAILDADKEGFLRSETSLIQTIGRAARNSEGHVIMYADVITDSMRRAIDETRRRRSIQEAYNKAHGITPTTIKKAVRDLISTARDVAETEKKAGRDPEDMDRDELVELIGKVEKQMRAAAAELNFEMAAELRDQMAELKRNLDDAEDTARRVRISHRKPAGGADSRTPRTYNKKRRYNRGGMA
- the ftsX gene encoding permease-like cell division protein FtsX; this encodes MKPRSLGYQIRQGFRNIGRNRMFSIASIATMTACIFIFGAFFSIIMNVDSLRAGLEQKVGITVFFKEGTADDRIRGIGEEIRKIPHVTSVKYTSADEAWSAYQKEYFSSDPSLAEGFKGDNPLAGYASYTVLVDEVENQDAVVQSVKAIDGVRKVNQSSGAAKNLKSFNRLFTYACVAIITVLLIVSVILIANTVNTGIEVRRNEIAISKLIGATDSFVRAPFIVEGFLLGLIGSVLPLVILYIVYNALLVQILTRFGFLTTMGNVLLTGAYVFQYLVPIALLLGVGVGLIGAVITVRRHLNV
- the ftsE gene encoding cell division ATP-binding protein FtsE produces the protein MIDLDRVSKRFENGQPAVDEISLHVDEGEFVFLVGDSGSGKTTLIKLLLKELEPTGGVITVNGKVLNTMKHSQIPAFRRKIGVVFQDFRLLPELNVYENVAFAMHVVEARNRDIRARVPQTLKEVGLAGKYRSLPRQLSGGEQQRVAIARAIVNRPDILLADEPTGNLDPRNSYEIMKLIEEINNRGTTVLVVTHNRELVDQFQKRVIVMRRGAIAGDVEEGGYIEA
- a CDS encoding PucR family transcriptional regulator, which produces MLSNLVLQDTINGIKAITKCELTVVNLDGKVVASTRDDVTVNRSDIVSFADSQADSQEIRDQRYFKVYDDYQLEYIVVASGSEETFMVGKLAAFQIQNLLIAYKEHFDKDNFIKNLLLDNLLLVDVYNRAKRLHIATDVKRVVYILESEQSKDYSTLEAVKGLFAKSKNDFITAVDEKSIIIIKELGDEDGAKEMADIAASIVSTLAEGDHGAIHVAYGSAVGEIKEVSRSYKEARMALDVGKIFFEEQNIIAYSQLGIGRLIYQLPIPLCKMFIKEIFTDKSPDDFDEETLATINKFFENSLNVSETSRQLYIHRNTLVYRLDKLQKSTGLDLRVFDDAITFKIALMVVKYMKYMETLEY